One Nostocoides sp. HKS02 genomic window carries:
- a CDS encoding long-chain fatty acid--CoA ligase has translation MTNLATNLVETAGSRPDSPAIKFHGQDLSYGQLHAMAASVAGQLRASGVEPGDRVAIILPNVPAFPVVFFGSLLAGAIVVPMNPLLKAGEIDFFFTNSGATVAFVWPDFVAEATAGAERSGTRIIPCGVLGPEAGTLEDGDPISTPVERDDEDTAIVLYTSGTTGRPKGAELTHRNVHLNAHRSAVEIQQTTAADVVMGCLPLFHVFGLVVGLNAAVISGAALALIPRFDPAEAIKVIGNEKVTIMMGVPTMYAAILNHPDSDSLDASSLRACCSGGSAMPLEVMKAFEAKFDCIILEGYGLSETSPVASFNMPDRERKPGTIGVAIPGCEMKLVDLDGNDVPPGEGVGEIAIRGDNVMKGYWNNPEATAEAIPDGWFRTGDLATVDDEGYFTIVDRKKDMILRGGMNVYPREVEEVLYTHPDVLEAAVVAVPDDLLGEDVGAAVALRPGSTATLEDVQAYVKERIAAYKYPRHLWQVDELPKGPTGKILRREVHQPTGS, from the coding sequence ATGACCAACCTCGCCACCAACCTGGTCGAGACGGCCGGCAGCCGGCCCGACTCGCCGGCCATCAAGTTCCATGGCCAGGACCTCAGCTATGGCCAGCTCCATGCGATGGCGGCCTCGGTGGCGGGACAGCTGCGGGCGTCCGGCGTCGAGCCCGGCGACCGGGTGGCGATCATCCTGCCGAACGTGCCGGCGTTTCCCGTCGTGTTCTTCGGCTCCCTGCTGGCCGGTGCGATCGTCGTGCCGATGAACCCCCTACTCAAGGCGGGCGAGATCGACTTCTTCTTCACCAACTCCGGCGCCACGGTCGCCTTCGTGTGGCCCGACTTCGTCGCCGAGGCCACGGCCGGCGCCGAGCGTTCGGGAACCCGCATCATCCCCTGCGGCGTGCTCGGCCCCGAGGCCGGCACCCTCGAGGACGGCGACCCGATCAGCACGCCGGTCGAGCGCGACGACGAAGACACCGCGATCGTCCTGTACACCTCGGGCACCACCGGTCGCCCCAAGGGAGCAGAGCTCACCCACCGCAACGTCCACCTGAACGCCCACCGCAGCGCCGTCGAGATCCAGCAGACGACAGCCGCGGACGTCGTGATGGGGTGCCTGCCCCTGTTCCACGTGTTCGGGCTCGTGGTGGGGCTCAACGCCGCAGTCATCTCCGGCGCGGCCCTGGCGCTCATCCCCCGCTTCGACCCCGCAGAGGCGATCAAGGTCATCGGCAACGAGAAGGTCACCATCATGATGGGCGTCCCGACGATGTATGCCGCGATCCTCAACCACCCCGACTCGGACTCCCTCGACGCGAGCTCCCTGCGCGCCTGCTGCTCGGGCGGATCGGCGATGCCGCTGGAGGTCATGAAGGCGTTCGAGGCGAAGTTCGACTGCATCATCCTCGAGGGGTACGGCCTGTCCGAGACCTCACCGGTCGCGTCGTTCAACATGCCCGACCGGGAGCGCAAGCCCGGCACCATCGGCGTGGCGATCCCCGGGTGCGAGATGAAGCTCGTCGACCTGGACGGCAACGACGTCCCACCGGGGGAGGGCGTGGGCGAGATCGCCATTCGCGGTGACAACGTCATGAAGGGGTACTGGAACAACCCCGAGGCCACGGCTGAGGCGATCCCGGACGGGTGGTTCCGCACCGGTGACCTGGCCACGGTCGACGACGAGGGGTACTTCACCATCGTGGACCGCAAGAAGGACATGATCCTGCGGGGCGGCATGAACGTGTACCCGCGCGAGGTGGAGGAGGTGCTCTACACCCACCCCGATGTCCTCGAGGCCGCCGTGGTCGCGGTACCTGACGACCTCCTCGGCGAGGACGTGGGCGCCGCGGTGGCGCTGCGACCCGGGTCGACCGCGACGCTCGAGGACGTCCAGGCCTACGTCAAGGAACGCATCGCGGCCTACAAGTACCCGAGGCACCTCTGGCAGGTCGACGAGCTGCCCAAGGGCCCCACCGGCAAGATCCTGCGCCGCGAGGTTCACCAGCCAACCGGCTCCTGA